In Astyanax mexicanus isolate ESR-SI-001 chromosome 5, AstMex3_surface, whole genome shotgun sequence, a single window of DNA contains:
- the LOC103023273 gene encoding C-X-C chemokine receptor type 1, with protein MADIKLSISSEELDDFYSYGDDNSTDLVNFTINIGSIPCGAHRVPPAVQIFMTVFYMQIFLLAIPGNLVVGLVVGSSRHSLSPSDLFLFNLALADLLLAATLPLSAVSFLRGWIFGDLSCKLISMIVEINFYTSILLLVCISADRYMMVVHNATEGRGRSGGCLRLSWIACGCVWLLGFLLSVPVLVYSTSYSSMENSTILECVERYTTSSASYWRFATRLLRHLLGFLLPLGTMIVFYGVTIARLVQTRGFRKQRAMRVIIAVVTAFLLCWCPYHLVMMVDTLMRENLVDSGCHRRHEIDRALLATRSLGLLNCCINPVLYAFVGEKFRSNLMKLLRKRGIVERESISRSFSRSTSSTSQGNNNALT; from the exons ATGGCAG ATATTAAACTTTCCATTTCGAGTGAGGAGTTAGACGACTTTTATAGCTATGGAGACGACAACTCAACAGACCTCGTTAACTTCACCATCAATATCGGCAGTATACCGTGCGGCGCCCATCGGGTTCCTCCAGCAGTGCAGATCTTCATGACCGTGTTCTACATGCAGATCTTCCTGCTGGCTATTCCCGGGAACCTGGTGGTGGGGTTGGTCGTGGGCTCCAGCCGCCACAGCCTCAGTCCGTCTGATCTGTTTCTCTTTAACCTGGCACTGGCTGACCTGCTGCTGGCGGCGACGCTGCCGCTCTCGGCCGTGTCCTTCCTGCGAGGCTGGATTTTTGGGGACTTGTCCTGTAAGCTGATCAGCATGATCGTGGAGATTAACTTCTACACCAGCATCCTGCTGTTGGTGTGTATCAGCGCTGATCGCTACATGATGGTGGTTCATAACGCGACGGAGGGCAGGGGCAGGTCTGGAGGATGCTTGAGGCTGAGCTGGATCGCGTGCGGTTGTGTCTGGCTGCTGGGATTCCTGCTGTCTGTACCTGTGCTCGTCTACAGTACGTCCTACAGCTCCATGGAGAACAGTACAATCCTGGAGTGTGTAGAACGATACACCACCTCCAGCGCCTCCTATTGGCGCTTTGCTACACGTTTGCTCCGTCACCTGCTGGGCTTCTTGTTACCATTGGGCACCATGATAGTCTTCTACGGCGTCACCATCGCCCGTCTGGTCCAGACGCGAGGATTTCGCAAGCAGCGAGCCATGAGGGTCATCATCGCCGTGGTCACAGCCTTCCTACTCTGTTGGTGCCCCTACCACCTGGTCATGATGGTGGACACGCTGATGAGGGAGAATCTGGTGGACTCAGGATGCCATCGGAGACACGAGATCGACCGAGCCCTGCTGGCCACCCGGAGCCTGGGTCTGCTCAACTGCTGCATCAACCCCGTGCTGTACGCCTTCGTAGGAGAGAAGTTCAGAAGCAATCTGATGAAGCTGCTGCGCAAGAGAGGAATAGTGGAGCGAGAGTCCATCTCCAGGTCTTTCAGTCGATCAACCTCCTCAACCTCACAGGGGAATAATAATGCTCTCACATAA